Proteins encoded together in one Camelina sativa cultivar DH55 chromosome 9, Cs, whole genome shotgun sequence window:
- the LOC104711374 gene encoding long chain base biosynthesis protein 2b, with translation MITIPYLTAVSTYFSYGLLFAFGQLRDYSRLLFDWWRTNNLQGYAPICLAHEDFYIRRLYHRIQDCFGRPISSAPDAWVDVVERVSNDNNKTLKRTTKTSRCLNLGSYNYLGFGSFDEYCTPRVIESLKKFSASTCSSRVDAGTTSVHAELEECVAKYVGQPAAIVCGMGYATNSAIIPVLIGKGGLIISDSLNHTSIVNGARGSGATIRVFQHNTPSHLEKVLKEQIAEGQPRTHRPWKKIIVVVEGIYSMEGEICHLPEIVSICKKYKAYVYLDEAHSIGAIGKTGRGVCELLGVDTADIDIMMGTFTKSFGSCGGYIAGSKDLIQYLKHHCPAHLYATSISTPSAQQIISAIQVILGEDGSNRGAQKLARIRENSNFFRAELQKMGFEVLGDNDSPVMPIMLYNPAKIPAFSRECLRENLAVVVVGFPATPLLLARARICISASHSREDLIKALQVISKAGDLTGIKYFPAAPKKQDEEKNGIKLD, from the exons ATGATTACGATCCCATACCTTACAGCTGTATCCACGTATTTCAGCTACGGCTTGCTCTTCGCCTTTGGCCAGCTCCGCGATTACTCCCGCCTTCTCTTCGATTGGTGGCGCACCAACAATCTCCAG GGATACGCACCGATCTGCTTGGCGCATGAGGATTTCTACATCAGACGATTGTATCATCGTATTCAG GACTGTTTTGGCCGTCCCATATCAAGTGCACCTGATGCCTGGGTTGATGTCGTTGAGAGAGTCTCTAATGACAACAACAAGACGCTTAA GCGAACGACAAAGACTAGCAGGTGCCTTAATCTGGGTTCCTACAATTATCTTGGATTTGGTTCTTTCGATGAATATTGCACGCCTCGTGTTATTGAGTCTTTGAAGAAATTTTCAGCTAGTACTTGCAGCTCTCGCGTTGATGCAG GAACTACATCTGTGCATGCAGAACTTGAGGAATGTGTTGCTAAATATGTTGGACAACCTGCTGCTATTGTTTGTGGCATGGGCTACGCAACAAACTCAGCTATCATTCCTGTCTTGATTGGAAAG GGAGGGTTGATAATAAGTGATTCTTTGAACCATACTTCAATTGTCAATGGTGCTCGAGGTTCAGGAGCCACTATCCGCGTTTTCCAACACAACA CACCTTCTCATTTggaaaaagtattgaaagagCAAATCGCTGAGGGACAACCCAGGACGCACAGACCGTGGAAGaaaattattgttgttgttgagggtATTTACAGCATGGAAGGGGAAATTTGTCATCTTCCCGAGATTGTCTCAATATGCAAGAAGTATAAG GCGTATGTTTACTTGGACGAAGCTCACAGCATTGGAGCAATTGGCAAGACAGGAAGGGGTGTTTGTGAACTCCTGGGAGTTGACACTGCTGATATAGACATAATGATGGGAACTTTCACAAAATCGTTCGGGTCTTGTGGTGGCTATATTGCCGGATCCAAG GACCTCATCCAATATTTGAAGCACCATTGCCCTGCTCACCTTTACGCAACATCAATTTCAACTCCTTCCGCACAACAAATCATATCGGCCATACAAGTTATCCTCGGAGAGGACGGTTCAAACAGAG GGGCACAAAAGTTAGCAAGAATAAGGGAAAACAGCAACTTTTTCAGGGCTGAGTTGCAGAAGATGGGGTTTGAGGTTCTTGGAGACAATGATTCCCCAGTAATGCCAATAATGCTTTACAATCCAGCAAAAATCCCAGCCTTCTCAAGGGAATGTTTGCGAGAAAAC TTGGCAGTTGTGGTCGTCGGTTTCCCTGCTACACCTCTATTGCTAGCCAGGGCTCGTATTTGCATATCGGCATCTCACTCAAGAGAAGATCTTATTAAAGCCCTACAG GTTATAAGCAAAGCTGGTGACCTTACCGGGATTAAATATTTTCCGGCAGCTCCAAAGAAGCAAGACGAAGAGAAAAAT